A stretch of DNA from bacterium:
ATAAGCTAATGGAATTTATAAATACTGGGCTTATTACGGTCATCACCGGTGCAAGAAGAAGTGGCAAGTCATTCATTATGAGACAGGTGGCTAAAAGATTGATAAATAATGGGGTCAATAAGAATGAAATTCTTATCATAAATTTTGAAGACCCAAGATTTACTAAATTGGATGTAGAAGTCTTGCAAAGGATTTTTGAAACATATCTGGAATTTTTGAACCCAAAAGGGAAACCCTATATCTTTCTTGATGAGGTTCAGGGGGTTGCTGGATGGGAAAAATGGGTCAGAACCACACGGGAATTACAAAAAGCTAAAATTGTTATTTCCGGTTCAAACGCAAAATTATTAAGTCGTGAACTTTCCAGTTTATTGACCGGAATGCACCTTGATTTGACTGTATATCCACTTTCCTTTAAGGAAAATTTGCTTTTTAACAATTTGCAATTAAAAGATAAACTTGCTACGATAAATAAACAGAACGAAATCAAAGCTTTGTTAAGAAATTATATTGAATTTGGCTCATTCCCGGAGGTTGTTTTACACCAGCAGAAAAAAGAGATATTACTGAGGTATTATGAGGATGTGTTAAATAAAGACTTGATAAAAAGATTCAATATCAGAAAAAAAGAGGCAATAAAAAGTTTAGCCAAATATTACCTCACCAATATATCAAATTTGATAACCTTTAACTCTATTGAAAAATATTTAAATCTCTCTGCTGATACTATAGAAAAATTTTCTCTCTATTTTGAAGATGCCTATATTTTATTTTTTCTGAAGAGGTTTTCTTTTAAGGTAAAGGAACAGGATAAAAGTCCCAAAAAGGTCTACTGCATAGATACAGGGTTAGCAAATACAATAGGTTTCAGGTTAAGCGAAAATTTAGGCAGATTATTAGAGAATATAACCTTCTTGAGATTGAAAGAAAAGATAAGAGAAACACCAGAGTTAGAAATCTTTTATTGGAAAGACACTCATCACAGAGAAGTGGATTTTGTTTTGAAAGAAAAACTAAAGACAAAGCAACTTATTCAGGTCTGCTTCAATATTTACGATGAGAAGACTAAACAGAGAGAAATCAGAGCACTCATTAAGGCAATGGATGAATTTGGTCTTAAAGAAAGCCTGGTTATTACCGAAGATGATGAATTTGAAGAAAAGATAGAGAGTAAAAAAATTAAATTTTTACCATTATGGCAATGGCTGTTATCCGAAAAAGGGTGGTGAGAAAAGAACTGATGACTTTCATCCTGCCTTATGATATACTTGTTATGATGTGGAAAGGGATGAAAGAAAGTTTGTACTCATCGGGAACATGGTATCCACCCCCTAGGTAAATTATTTTATCTTAATGAGAAAGATATGGAAGAATTAGAAAGGATAAAAATGGGGGGATTTATAGTATCTTCCATTACTTAG
This window harbors:
- a CDS encoding ATP-binding protein; protein product: MNKNEIVRILSDWNFWEKDIETGINRDSYINKLMEFINTGLITVITGARRSGKSFIMRQVAKRLINNGVNKNEILIINFEDPRFTKLDVEVLQRIFETYLEFLNPKGKPYIFLDEVQGVAGWEKWVRTTRELQKAKIVISGSNAKLLSRELSSLLTGMHLDLTVYPLSFKENLLFNNLQLKDKLATINKQNEIKALLRNYIEFGSFPEVVLHQQKKEILLRYYEDVLNKDLIKRFNIRKKEAIKSLAKYYLTNISNLITFNSIEKYLNLSADTIEKFSLYFEDAYILFFLKRFSFKVKEQDKSPKKVYCIDTGLANTIGFRLSENLGRLLENITFLRLKEKIRETPELEIFYWKDTHHREVDFVLKEKLKTKQLIQVCFNIYDEKTKQREIRALIKAMDEFGLKESLVITEDDEFEEKIESKKIKFLPLWQWLLSEKGW